GAATAGTTTTATTTTTTTATTTGTTGACCATAATGTATAAATAGTGATAGTATTAAGTTTAACTGTTTGCTATAATAATGGTAGCTTCTCATTTGCACGCCTTTAATTTCCGAATAAAATTGTAATTTAATTATGGGATAGGAGGACTTTTTTGAATACGAAAGATATGACTTTGGATAATTTAGATGACATGACTCTAGTTCAACTAAAAGAATTAGCAAAGAAATTAGAGATTAAGTCTATAAGTAAGTATAAAAAGAATGAGTTAATACAAATAATAAATGAGTATAAAAATAAGGACATGATAGATAATAATAAAGAAATCGAGAAAAAAGAAACCGAGAAAAAAGAAATTAAAAGTGAACAAAAACAAAGTGTGAATAAGCAAGAAACTAAGGTTTATGAAAATAGGACTCAAAGATACAATCAAAATCACAACAGAAATTCATATAATGTTAAAGAAGTTGATGAAGCTAAGATTGTTGATGAGTTTAATACATCTAAAGATGATGAGGTAATGGGTGTTTTAGAAATACTACCAGATGGATTTGGATTTTTAAGAGGTCCTAACTATTTATCTACAGAACATGATGTATATGTTTCACCATCGCAAATTAGAAGATTCAATATGAAAACAGGGGATAAAGTTAAGGGTATAACAAGACATCCAAAAAGTGGAGAAAAATTTAGAGCATTATTATATGTTCAAAAAATAAATGATGAACATCCTGAGACAGCTACAAAAAGAAGAGCTTTTGAAACTCTTACACCGATATACCCGGAAGAAAGACTTACATTAGAGAAGTATCAAAATGAAATATCTACAAGGCTAATAGATTTAATTTCTCCTATTGGTAAAGGTCAAAGGGGATTGATAGTAGCACCACCTAAGGCTGGTAAAACTATCCTTTTAAAAAGTGTAGCCAATAGTATTGTTAAAAATCATCCAGATGTGGAGTTAATAGTTCTTCTTATAGATGAAAGACCAGAAGAAGTAACTGATATGCAAGAATCTATAGATGCAGATGTTATTTACTCAACTTTTGATCAGGTGTCAAGTCATCATGTTAAAGTTGCTGAGATGGTTCTAAATAGAGCACAAAGATTAGTTGAGCACGGAAAAGATGTTGTTATATTATTAGATAGTATTACAAGACTTGCAAGAGCTTATAACTTGAGCATATCGCCAACTGGAAGAACGTTATCAGGAGGGTTAGATCCTGGAGCACTTCATGGGCCTAAAAAATTCTTTGGAGCTGCAAGAAACATTAGACAAGGTGGATCTTTAACTATTTTAGCTACAGCGTTAGTTGAAACAGGATCTAGAATGGATGATGTTATTTTTGAAGAGTTCAAAGGAACTGGAAATATGGAATTACACTTAGATAGAAAATTAGCTGAGAAGAGAGTGTTCCCTGCTGTTGATATATACAAATCAGGAACAAGAAGAGAAGATTTATTATTAACAGAAGAAGAGAAAGCTGCACTTTGGAAACTTAGAAAAGAAATGAGTAGTAATTCGGTATATGAAGTAACTGATAAAGTACTAGAATTACTTAAGAGAACAAAGGATAATAATTCGTTTATAAAGTATATAAAAGAGACTTTAAACTAATTAGAAAACTCTTGTACCCTAAATAATCTTATGTTATAATGGTGTAGTTGAATAATGAAAAACGAAAAGTTAATATAATTAATTTCGAAAAGTAAGGAGAAGAGGTGACAAATATGCAAAAAGATATACAACCAAAATACCAAGAAGTTGAAGTACGTTGCGCTTGTGGAAACACATTCGTTGCTGGGTCAACTAAAGACGAAATAAAAGTTGAGATATGTTCAGAATGCCATCCTTTCTATACTGGAAAGCAAAAGAATATAGAAGCTGGTGGAAGAATAGACAAGTTCAAGAAGAGATTCAAAATCGACTAATAGTAAATACGGAGTTGGCTTGCCAACTCCTATTTTATTTATATAGGAGGATTAAGTATGTATAGACCGGTAAATCATGGATATATAGAAATTGT
The nucleotide sequence above comes from Paraclostridium bifermentans. Encoded proteins:
- the rho gene encoding transcription termination factor Rho; this encodes MTLDNLDDMTLVQLKELAKKLEIKSISKYKKNELIQIINEYKNKDMIDNNKEIEKKETEKKEIKSEQKQSVNKQETKVYENRTQRYNQNHNRNSYNVKEVDEAKIVDEFNTSKDDEVMGVLEILPDGFGFLRGPNYLSTEHDVYVSPSQIRRFNMKTGDKVKGITRHPKSGEKFRALLYVQKINDEHPETATKRRAFETLTPIYPEERLTLEKYQNEISTRLIDLISPIGKGQRGLIVAPPKAGKTILLKSVANSIVKNHPDVELIVLLIDERPEEVTDMQESIDADVIYSTFDQVSSHHVKVAEMVLNRAQRLVEHGKDVVILLDSITRLARAYNLSISPTGRTLSGGLDPGALHGPKKFFGAARNIRQGGSLTILATALVETGSRMDDVIFEEFKGTGNMELHLDRKLAEKRVFPAVDIYKSGTRREDLLLTEEEKAALWKLRKEMSSNSVYEVTDKVLELLKRTKDNNSFIKYIKETLN
- the rpmE gene encoding 50S ribosomal protein L31; this translates as MQKDIQPKYQEVEVRCACGNTFVAGSTKDEIKVEICSECHPFYTGKQKNIEAGGRIDKFKKRFKID